A single region of the Paramicrobacterium fandaimingii genome encodes:
- a CDS encoding dihydrodipicolinate synthase family protein: MTDFTLLDTTGAITSTPVNDAPDYRKPTRALTSRTAFAASHVIPHAWADNTPGQPAEIDWDATLAFRHHVWSWGLGVADAMDTAQRNMGLDAVATRELITRSAAEAQSVGGSLVVGVNTDHIDEPSISLQQIIDAYTEQLHHAEDAGAGVVLMCSRHLARTATSAADYERVYGAVLTAASTPVVLHWLGEAFDPELTGYFGSTDWRTASDTVVRIIEASGGRVSGIKMSLLNAQSEISVRRRLPAETTMFTGDDFNYVDLIAGDDQGHSDALLGAFAAVAPSASAAIQALDAGDTALYRSILTPTEELSRQVFAAPTFYYKAGVAFLSWLNGHQNAFSMVGGLHSARSLPHLSEIVRLANASGALERPELAAARWNGLLAVNGVTA; the protein is encoded by the coding sequence ATGACGGACTTCACGCTTCTTGACACCACCGGCGCGATCACGTCGACGCCCGTCAACGACGCGCCCGACTACCGCAAACCGACCCGTGCGCTCACCTCTCGCACGGCGTTTGCCGCCTCGCACGTGATTCCTCACGCGTGGGCAGACAATACGCCGGGGCAGCCAGCCGAGATCGACTGGGATGCCACGCTCGCCTTTCGCCACCACGTGTGGTCGTGGGGCCTCGGCGTCGCCGACGCCATGGACACCGCGCAGCGGAATATGGGACTGGATGCTGTCGCCACACGCGAGCTGATTACGCGCAGCGCCGCGGAGGCGCAGTCCGTCGGCGGCTCGCTCGTCGTCGGCGTCAACACCGACCACATCGACGAGCCCTCCATCTCGCTGCAGCAGATCATCGACGCCTACACTGAGCAGCTGCACCATGCTGAGGACGCGGGCGCCGGAGTCGTACTGATGTGCAGCCGCCACCTTGCGCGCACCGCAACGTCGGCAGCCGACTACGAGCGCGTCTACGGCGCTGTGCTCACCGCCGCATCCACACCCGTCGTGCTGCATTGGCTGGGCGAGGCGTTCGACCCCGAACTGACGGGCTATTTCGGCTCAACAGACTGGCGAACAGCATCCGACACCGTCGTTCGCATCATCGAGGCGAGCGGTGGGCGCGTCAGCGGCATCAAGATGAGCCTGCTCAATGCGCAGTCGGAGATCTCGGTACGCCGTCGGCTTCCGGCCGAGACCACCATGTTCACCGGTGACGACTTCAACTACGTCGACCTCATTGCCGGCGACGATCAGGGGCATTCCGACGCACTGTTGGGCGCCTTCGCGGCCGTCGCCCCGTCAGCATCCGCCGCCATTCAGGCATTGGATGCTGGAGACACTGCGCTGTATCGCAGCATCCTGACCCCAACGGAGGAGCTGTCGCGGCAGGTATTCGCCGCCCCCACGTTCTATTACAAGGCAGGCGTCGCGTTTCTGTCGTGGCTCAACGGGCACCAGAATGCGTTCTCGATGGTCGGCGGCCTGCACTCGGCCCGTAGCCTGCCGCACCTGTCAGAGATCGTACGGCTCGCGAACGCATCGGGCGCGCTCGAACGACCCGAGCTCGCCGCCGCCCGCTGGAACGGCCTTCTCGCCGTGAACGGAGTCACCGCATGA
- a CDS encoding Gfo/Idh/MocA family protein, translating into MSETIGIIMNGASGRMGYRQHLLRSILAIRDAGGVLLSDGSRVQVKPILVGRSEAKLAELATRHDIADYTTDLDAALADDRWQIYADFLVTKARVPALKKAIAAGKAIYTEKPTAESFADALELARLAEAAGVKNGVVHDKLYLPGLRKLKRLIDSGFFGTILSVRGEFGYWVFEGDWQPAQRPSWNYRSEDGGGIIIDMFPHWNYVLENLFGAVKTVYAHATTEIAERVNENGDRYTATADDAAYAVFELEGGVTAQLNSSWTTRVNRDELVEFQIDGTHGSAVVGLFGCKIQPRNATPKPVWNPDVPDAHDYDDDWIEVPSNDEFENGFKVQWEEFLRHVLEDAPNEFDFLSGARGVLLAEEGLKSSAEGRRIALPAVSL; encoded by the coding sequence ATGTCAGAGACGATCGGCATCATCATGAACGGCGCCTCCGGGCGCATGGGCTACCGCCAGCACCTGCTGCGCTCGATTCTCGCGATTCGCGACGCGGGAGGAGTGCTGCTCTCTGACGGCTCTCGCGTTCAGGTGAAGCCCATTCTCGTGGGCCGCAGCGAGGCGAAGCTCGCCGAACTCGCCACGCGTCACGACATTGCCGACTACACAACAGACCTCGACGCCGCCCTCGCCGACGACCGGTGGCAGATCTACGCAGACTTTCTCGTCACAAAGGCACGCGTGCCCGCCCTGAAGAAGGCAATCGCAGCGGGCAAGGCGATTTACACCGAGAAGCCGACGGCAGAGTCGTTTGCCGACGCGCTCGAGCTCGCCCGACTGGCGGAGGCGGCCGGCGTCAAGAACGGCGTCGTGCACGACAAGCTGTACCTTCCGGGGCTGCGCAAGCTCAAACGCCTCATCGACTCGGGCTTTTTCGGGACGATCCTCTCGGTGCGAGGCGAGTTCGGCTACTGGGTCTTCGAAGGTGACTGGCAGCCAGCGCAGCGACCGAGCTGGAACTACCGCTCGGAAGACGGCGGCGGCATCATCATCGATATGTTCCCCCACTGGAACTACGTGCTCGAGAACCTGTTCGGCGCGGTGAAGACCGTCTACGCACACGCCACGACAGAGATCGCCGAGCGTGTCAATGAGAACGGCGACCGCTACACGGCCACCGCAGACGACGCCGCCTACGCGGTGTTCGAGCTCGAGGGCGGCGTGACGGCACAGCTCAACTCCAGCTGGACTACACGCGTCAATCGCGACGAGCTTGTCGAGTTTCAGATCGACGGAACACACGGCAGCGCCGTCGTCGGCTTGTTCGGATGCAAGATCCAGCCGCGAAACGCCACGCCGAAGCCCGTCTGGAACCCAGACGTCCCCGACGCCCACGACTACGACGACGACTGGATCGAGGTGCCGTCAAACGACGAATTCGAGAACGGCTTCAAAGTGCAGTGGGAAGAGTTTCTGCGCCACGTGCTCGAAGATGCGCCCAACGAGTTCGACTTTCTCTCGGGCGCTCGCGGCGTCCTCCTCGCCGAAGAGGGCCTGAAGAGCTCTGCCGAGGGTCGCCGCATCGCGCTTCCGGCCGTGAGTCTCTGA
- a CDS encoding LacI family DNA-binding transcriptional regulator: MESSSPVTLNDVADEAGVSLATASRVLNGSVRKVAESYRERVMAAAERLGYAPNLSAQAMAKGRANIVGLLVGDIADPYFSAITSGAMAAADEAGLVVTVAVTGRDADRELTTVRALRGQRPRAIILAGSRFSDATLEAELTAELEVFRQGGGRVVFISQSGLGFDTVRIDNAGAARGLGERMASLGYRSAAVVAGPEALITSTERAVGFTAGFRAGGGDVVRTARGDFTRDGGFAAGEHLAASGVSDVDIIFATSDIMAVGAMSALRRAGITPGADVGIAGFDDISTARDVTPPLTTVEIPLESIGRSAVELALGEGDGGVPDPVSGPVLVRESTPGVGARA; encoded by the coding sequence GAGTGTCGCTTGCAACGGCGTCTCGCGTGCTCAATGGAAGCGTTCGCAAGGTTGCCGAGTCTTATCGCGAACGGGTGATGGCCGCCGCTGAACGCCTCGGGTATGCCCCGAACCTCTCGGCCCAGGCCATGGCGAAGGGGCGGGCGAACATTGTCGGCCTGCTCGTCGGAGACATTGCAGACCCCTACTTCTCTGCCATCACGTCCGGTGCGATGGCAGCGGCAGACGAGGCAGGACTCGTCGTCACTGTCGCCGTCACCGGTCGCGACGCAGACCGCGAACTCACAACCGTGCGTGCTCTGCGCGGACAGCGCCCCCGCGCGATCATTCTCGCCGGCTCACGTTTTTCGGATGCCACGCTCGAGGCGGAGTTGACGGCCGAGCTTGAGGTGTTTCGCCAGGGAGGCGGCCGCGTCGTCTTCATCAGCCAGAGCGGCCTCGGCTTCGACACCGTGCGCATCGACAATGCGGGCGCTGCGCGGGGGCTCGGCGAGCGGATGGCCTCCCTCGGGTATCGCAGCGCCGCCGTCGTCGCCGGACCCGAGGCACTGATCACGTCGACAGAGCGCGCCGTTGGGTTCACCGCGGGCTTCCGCGCAGGCGGCGGCGACGTCGTGCGCACAGCGCGCGGCGATTTCACGCGCGACGGCGGCTTCGCCGCGGGCGAGCATCTCGCGGCATCCGGGGTCTCTGACGTCGACATCATCTTCGCGACGAGCGACATCATGGCTGTCGGTGCGATGTCTGCGCTGCGCCGCGCCGGCATCACGCCCGGCGCAGACGTCGGCATCGCCGGGTTCGACGACATCTCGACCGCTCGCGACGTCACTCCTCCCCTCACGACCGTTGAGATTCCGCTGGAGTCGATCGGCCGCAGCGCTGTTGAGCTCGCACTCGGCGAGGGTGACGGCGGTGTTCCTGACCCTGTGAGCGGGCCCGTGCTGGTGCGTGAGAGCACGCCGGGTGTCGGCGCACGAGCCTGA